In one Culex quinquefasciatus strain JHB chromosome 2, VPISU_Cqui_1.0_pri_paternal, whole genome shotgun sequence genomic region, the following are encoded:
- the LOC6032959 gene encoding cuticle protein CP14.6, which yields MKSFVAVFAVVALVVASVMAAPQQGQDATPIPIVSQSSNQNPDGSFNYAYESANGIKVQSDGEAKQIQVQKEDGTGSEQAVVSVQKGSYSYNAPDGTPISVQWTADENGFHAQGDHLPVAPIA from the coding sequence ATGAAATCCTTCGTCGCAGTATTCGCCGTAGTAGCCCTGGTCGTAGCGTCGGTTATGGCCGCGCCCCAGCAAGGACAGGACGCCACACCGATCCCGATCGTTTCCCAGTCCTCGAACCAGAACCCGGACGGAAGCTTCAACTACGCGTACGAGTCGGCCAACGGCATCAAGGTGCAGAGTGATGGCGAAGCCAAGCAGATCCAGGTCCAGAAAGAGGACGGAACGGGCTCGGAACAGGCGGTGGTGTCCGTCCAGAAGGGTTCGTACTCGTACAACGCTCCAGACGGAACGCCCATCTCGGTGCAGTGGACCGCCGACGAGAACGGATTCCACGCCCAGGGAGATCATTTGCCGGTGGCACCGATTGCTTAA